The following proteins are co-located in the Triticum aestivum cultivar Chinese Spring chromosome 1A, IWGSC CS RefSeq v2.1, whole genome shotgun sequence genome:
- the LOC123187237 gene encoding ACT domain-containing protein ACR9 isoform X1 produces the protein MPMAGRSSGRGGGGGGRGGRTVLGGRGGGPGVEDAVVMELAAGDGEDNVVTVNCPDQAGLGCDLCRTILEFGLRITRGADVSTDGQWCYVIFWVVPRSPSINVRWGSLKNRLMAMCPSSYAIPFYPEITEPGPPQFYLLKLFSTDRRGLLHDVTHILSELEFIIQRVKVSTTPDGRVVNLFFITDGMELLHTKERQEEICSMLIATLGPSLTCEILSAEGFQQGFSSLPPTISEELFRLELDECESSSGPLCAEMKKVQKATINFDNTLSPAHTLLQILCVDQKGLLYDMLRTLKDCNIKVTYGRFWSDKKGFREVDLFIKQADGKKVIDPEKQDALRSRMRSEMLHPLRVMIVNRGPDTELLVANPVELAGKGRPRVFYDATLALKALGICIFSAEIGRQAASERQWEVYRFLLDDSKEFPLSNSLTNRNRVVDRVRKTLMGCFN, from the exons ATGCCGATGGCGGGGAGAtcctcgggccgcggcggcggcggcggcgggcgaggcgggAGGACGGTGCTggggggccgcggcggcgggccggGGGTGGAGGACGCGGTGGTGATGGAGCTGGCGGCGGGGGACGGGGAGGACAACGTCGTCACCGTCAACTGCCCCGACCAGGCCGGCCTCGGCTGCGACCTCTGCCGCACCATCCTCGAGTTCGGCCTCCGCATCACCCGCGGCG CAGACGTGTCGACGGACGGGCAGTGGTGCTACGTGATTTTCTGGGTGGTGCCACGCTCgccatccatcaacgtccggtggGGGAGCCTCAAGAACCGGCTCATGGCGATGTGCCCTTCGTCATACGCCATCCCTTTCTACCCTGAGATCACCGAGCCTGGGCCCCCGCAGTTCTACCTCCTCAAGCTCTTCTCAACCGACCGTAGGGGGCTGTTGCATG ATGTGACGCATATACTGTCGGAGCTAGAGTTTATAATCCAGAGAGTGAAGGTGTCGACCACGCCTGACGGGAGAGTTGTGAACCTCTTCTTTATCACTGATGGCAT GGAACTGTTGCATACGAAGGAGAGGCAAGAAGAGATTTGCTCGATGCTGATTGCTACCTTAGGTCCTTCCCTAACTTGTGAAATCCTATCAGCGGAAGGGTTCCAGCAAGGATTCTCTTCTCTTCCACCAACAATCTCTGAGGAGCTGTTCAGATTGGAACTAGATGAATGTGAGAGCAGTTCAGGGCCTCTTTGTGCAGAGATGAAAAAGGTGCAGAAGGCCACCATCAACTTTGACAATACCCTGAGTCCTGCACACACACTACTCCAAATTCTTTGTGTTGATCAGAAAGGTCTCCTTTATGACATGTTGAGAACACTCAAGGACTGCAACATTAAG GTCACTTATGGGAGATTCTGGTCAGACAAGAAAGGTTTTCGCGAGGTCGATCTTTTTATCAAGCAAGCAGATGGCAAGAAGGTTATTGATCCTGAGAAACAGGATGCTCTGCGGTCTCGCATGAGGTCTGAAATGCTGCATCCTCTTAGGGTGATGATCGTCAACCGTGGACCTGACACAGAACTCCTTGTTGCCAACCCTGTTGAACTAGCCGGGAAGGGCCGGCCACGGGTCTTCTATGATGCTACTTTGGCTCTGAAAGCGCTTGGAATCTGCATTTTCTCT GCAGAAATCGGGAGACAGGCAGCGTCGGAGCGCCAATGGGAGGTCTACCGATTCCTCCTGGATGACAGCAAAGAATTTCCCTTGTCAAACAGCCTAACTAATAGGAACCGTGTTGTTGATAGAGTAAGGAAAACACTGATGGGCTGTTTCAACTGA
- the LOC123187237 gene encoding ACT domain-containing protein ACR9 isoform X2, with protein MPMAGRSSGRGGGGGGRGGRTVLGGRGGGPGVEDAVVMELAAGDGEDNVVTVNCPDQAGLGCDLCRTILEFGLRITRGDVSTDGQWCYVIFWVVPRSPSINVRWGSLKNRLMAMCPSSYAIPFYPEITEPGPPQFYLLKLFSTDRRGLLHDVTHILSELEFIIQRVKVSTTPDGRVVNLFFITDGMELLHTKERQEEICSMLIATLGPSLTCEILSAEGFQQGFSSLPPTISEELFRLELDECESSSGPLCAEMKKVQKATINFDNTLSPAHTLLQILCVDQKGLLYDMLRTLKDCNIKVTYGRFWSDKKGFREVDLFIKQADGKKVIDPEKQDALRSRMRSEMLHPLRVMIVNRGPDTELLVANPVELAGKGRPRVFYDATLALKALGICIFSAEIGRQAASERQWEVYRFLLDDSKEFPLSNSLTNRNRVVDRVRKTLMGCFN; from the exons ATGCCGATGGCGGGGAGAtcctcgggccgcggcggcggcggcggcgggcgaggcgggAGGACGGTGCTggggggccgcggcggcgggccggGGGTGGAGGACGCGGTGGTGATGGAGCTGGCGGCGGGGGACGGGGAGGACAACGTCGTCACCGTCAACTGCCCCGACCAGGCCGGCCTCGGCTGCGACCTCTGCCGCACCATCCTCGAGTTCGGCCTCCGCATCACCCGCGGCG ACGTGTCGACGGACGGGCAGTGGTGCTACGTGATTTTCTGGGTGGTGCCACGCTCgccatccatcaacgtccggtggGGGAGCCTCAAGAACCGGCTCATGGCGATGTGCCCTTCGTCATACGCCATCCCTTTCTACCCTGAGATCACCGAGCCTGGGCCCCCGCAGTTCTACCTCCTCAAGCTCTTCTCAACCGACCGTAGGGGGCTGTTGCATG ATGTGACGCATATACTGTCGGAGCTAGAGTTTATAATCCAGAGAGTGAAGGTGTCGACCACGCCTGACGGGAGAGTTGTGAACCTCTTCTTTATCACTGATGGCAT GGAACTGTTGCATACGAAGGAGAGGCAAGAAGAGATTTGCTCGATGCTGATTGCTACCTTAGGTCCTTCCCTAACTTGTGAAATCCTATCAGCGGAAGGGTTCCAGCAAGGATTCTCTTCTCTTCCACCAACAATCTCTGAGGAGCTGTTCAGATTGGAACTAGATGAATGTGAGAGCAGTTCAGGGCCTCTTTGTGCAGAGATGAAAAAGGTGCAGAAGGCCACCATCAACTTTGACAATACCCTGAGTCCTGCACACACACTACTCCAAATTCTTTGTGTTGATCAGAAAGGTCTCCTTTATGACATGTTGAGAACACTCAAGGACTGCAACATTAAG GTCACTTATGGGAGATTCTGGTCAGACAAGAAAGGTTTTCGCGAGGTCGATCTTTTTATCAAGCAAGCAGATGGCAAGAAGGTTATTGATCCTGAGAAACAGGATGCTCTGCGGTCTCGCATGAGGTCTGAAATGCTGCATCCTCTTAGGGTGATGATCGTCAACCGTGGACCTGACACAGAACTCCTTGTTGCCAACCCTGTTGAACTAGCCGGGAAGGGCCGGCCACGGGTCTTCTATGATGCTACTTTGGCTCTGAAAGCGCTTGGAATCTGCATTTTCTCT GCAGAAATCGGGAGACAGGCAGCGTCGGAGCGCCAATGGGAGGTCTACCGATTCCTCCTGGATGACAGCAAAGAATTTCCCTTGTCAAACAGCCTAACTAATAGGAACCGTGTTGTTGATAGAGTAAGGAAAACACTGATGGGCTGTTTCAACTGA